A stretch of the Aegilops tauschii subsp. strangulata cultivar AL8/78 chromosome 4, Aet v6.0, whole genome shotgun sequence genome encodes the following:
- the LOC109783082 gene encoding folylpolyglutamate synthase, with product MRGPPRWHHHHLPTHPHIGRAPPMPHPPLAAAAVILRRRLLLSSPLASSSSSSRARRIFSRAMDSSTTAAAVQHAGGAAAGEYEEVLGRLSSLITQKVRADTGNRGNQWDLMGRYLQILELEEPIARMKVIHVAGTKGKGSTCTFTESILRSCGFRTGLFTSPHLMDVRERFRLDGVDISEEKFLKYFWCCWNKLKEKTDDDIPMPAYFRFMALLAFKIFSAEQVDVALLEVGLGGKFDATNVVKSPVVCGISSLGYDHMEILGNTLGEIAGEKAGIFKKGVPAYTAPQPEEAMVALKRRASELGISLQVVDPLKPHQLKDQHLGLQGEHQYENAGLAVALASTWLEKQGHVDRMPLNHTDPLPDQFIRGLSSASLQGRAQIVPDSQVNSEEKDRDSSLVFYLDGAHSPESMEICARWFSHATKEQSQTCSKSRKILLFNCMSVRDPMRLLPHLVDTATQNGVHFDLALFVPNQSQHNKLGSKASAPAGPEQIDLSWQLSLQAVWEKLLHDDNKGSNSTDSGETSLVFESLPLAIEWLRKNAVEDPSTSYQVLVTGSLHLIGDVLRLLKK from the exons ATGCGGGGCCCACCACGGTGGCACCACCACCACCTACCCACCCACCCCCACATCGGCCGCGCGCCGCCCATGCCTCACCCccctctcgccgccgccgccgtcatcctccgccgccgcctcctcctctcctcgccgctcgcctcctcctcctcctcctcccgcgcccGCCGCATCTTCTCTCGCGCCATGGactcctccaccaccgccgccgccgtgcaGCACGCAG gtggcgcggcggcgggggagtACGAGGAGGTGCTGGGGCGCCTCTCCTCGCTCATCACGCAGAAGGTGCGCGCGGACACCGGCAACCGCGGCAACCAGTGGGACCTCATGGGCCGCTACCTCCAG ATTCTGGAGCTGGAGGAGCCCATCGCGCGGATGAAGGTCATCCATGTCGCCGGCACCAAAGGGAAG GGTTCGACATGCACATTCACGGAGTCAATCCTGCGATCTTGTGGCTTCCGTACCGGGCTCTTCACCTCACCGCATTTGATGGATGTCCGCGAGCGGTTCAGGCTAGATGG GGTGGATATTTCTGAAGAGAAGTTTTTGAAGTACTTCTGGTGCTGCTGGAATAAACTGAAG GAGAAGACTGATGATGATATTCCCATGCCAGCCTATTTCAGGTTCATGGCCTTGCTCGCATTCAAGATATTTTCTGCTGAGCAG GTAGATGTAGCTCTTCTCGAGGTTGGTCTTGGAGGAAAGTTCGATGCAACTAATGTG GTTAAATCTCCTGTAGTCTGTGGAATATCCTCTCTTGGATATGATCATATGGAAATTCTTG GAAATACGCTTGGTGAAATTGCTGGGGAGAAGGCTGGAATTTTCAAG AAAGGAGTTCCAGCTTATACTGCTCCACAGCCAGAAGAGGCAATGGTTGCTCTCAAACGAAGAGCTTCAGAATTGGGC ATTTCACTCCAAGTCGTTGATCCTTTGAAGCCACATCAGTTGAAAGATCAACATCTTGGACTGCAAGGTGAACACCAATATGAAAATGCTGGCCTTGCAGTCGCACTCGCTAGTACATGGCTTGAGAAGCAGGGACATGTGGACAGAATGCCACTCAACCACACT GATCCCTTACCAGATCAGTTCATCAGAGGGCTGTCAAGTGCTTCTTTGCAAGGCCGAGCACAAATTGTTCCAGATTCACAAGTAAATTCAGAAGAGAAGGATCGGGATAGTTCTTTGGTATTCTATCTGGATGGGGCACACAGCCCTGAAAGTATGGAAATATGTGCGAGGTGGTTTTCCCATGCTACCAAGGAGCAGTCTCAGACTTGCAGCAAATCTCGGAAG ATTCTTCTATTCAACTGCATGTCTGTGAGAGATCCTATGAGATTGCTTCCACATCTCGTTGATACTGCAACTCAAAATG GGGTGCACTTTGATCTGGCCCTATTTGTGCCAAATCAGTCACAACACAATAAGCTTGGTTCTAAGGCATCAGCACCTGCTGGGCCTGAGCAAATTGATTTGTCATGGCAGCTATCTCTCCAAGCAGTGTGGGAGAAATTACTTCATGATGACAATAAAG GTTCAAACAGCACGGATTCTGGCGAGACTAGCCTAGTGTTTGAATCACTGCCACTAGCAATTGAGTGGCTAAGGAAAAATGCCGTAGAGGATCCATCTACTTCTTATCAG GTCCTGGTTACTGGCTCCCTGCATCTCATCGGCGATGTACTGAGGTTACTCAAGAAGTGA
- the LOC109783081 gene encoding small nuclear ribonucleoprotein SmD3b, translated as MSRSLGIPVKLLHEAAGHVVTVELKTGEVYRGSMIECEDNWNCQIENITFTAKDGKVSQLEHVFIRGSRVRFMIIPDMLKNAPMFKRLEARIRGKGSAIGVGRGRAVAMRARAAGGRGGGPPVGGGRGGAPPVRR; from the exons ATGAGCCGCAGCCTTGGGATCCCGGTGAAGCTGCTGCACGAGGCGGCGGGGCACGTGGTGACGGTGGAGCTCAAGACCGGCGAGGTCTACCGGGGCTCCATGATCGAGTGCGAGGACAACTGGAACTGCCAGATCGAGAACATCACCTTCACCGCCAAG GACGGCAAGGTGTCGCAGCTGGAGCACGTCTTCATCAGGGGCAGCAGGGTCAGGTTCATGATCATCCCCGACATGCTCAAGAACGCACCCATGTTCAAGCGCCTCGAGGCCAGGATAAGG GGCAAGGGGTCGGCCATCGGCGTCGGGCGTGGCCGTGCTGTCGCGATGCGTGCCCGG GCTGCTGGTGGTCGTGGTGGTGGCCCCCCTGTTGGAGGAGGACGAGGTGGCGCGCCTCCGGTGAGGAGGTAG
- the LOC109783073 gene encoding non-specific lipid-transfer protein 2P, translating to MAMRKEVLLAAMMLALVVAAPGGARAACEMGQLTVCMPAITTGAKPSGACCANLRAQQACFCEYAKDPSLGAYIRSPHASETLVSCGLAVPHC from the coding sequence ATGGCGATGAGGAAGGAGGTCCTCCTGGCGGCCATGATGCTGGCGCTGGTGGTGGCGGCGCCGGGCGGGGCGCGTGCCGCGTGCGAGATGGGGCAGCTGACGGTGTGCATGCCGGCGATCACCACCGGCGCCAAGCCGAGCGGCGCGTGCTGCGCCAACCTGCGCGCGCAGCAGGCGTGCTTCTGCGAGTACGCCAAGGACCCCTCCCTCGGCGCCTACATCAGGAGCCCCCACGCGAGCGAGACCCTCGTCTCCTGCGGCCTCGCCGTCCCGCACTGCTAG